The genomic DNA TCGCTGCAGGCAGGTGGgaaaggggaggagggagagagatCCAAGCACCGGGATCTGCCCGTGCTCACCACGGACAGCGGCCACTCCTGGGCACATCGAGGGAAAGAGGGGCAGGGAAAACAGCTGGGgggagaaaaggagggaaagaaaggcaggaaaaataattggaggggaagaaaaggagggaaagaaagaagaggagCACAAAGAAGGGCAGGAAAAACaactgggggaaaagaaaaggagggggaaaaagagagggaaagaagggCAGGGAAAACAAGTAGGGGGAGGATaaaaggagggaaagaaacGAAGAAGGGAGGAAAGAAGAGCAGGGGAAACaagcagaaggaagaagaagaaaagaaagaaaagagcagggaaagaagggaaggaaaacaattgtggaggaagaagaggagggaaaaaaagagagggaaagaagagCAGGGAAAATAATTATGGGGAGAATaaaaggagggaaagaaagaagaaaggggaCAGAAGGGGTCCAGCATCGTGCCAGCAGATTTCCCAGGACTGGATGATGCCAGATTCCCAGGATTTATTGGTGCTCTCACTGGAGTCCCCCTGTTCATCCCAGCACCTCTCAGCAATCAGTGGCCATTTATCTGCCACAGAGGAGAAGGGTTCTGGCTCTCAAGGCACCAATTCATCCTGGGAGGAAcaaggaggcagagctggatgGCTTCAGGGTGAAAAAGAGACTCATGTGGCAGGTCAATGAGCTCCTGGGCAAAGAATCCCGGGAGAGACTGGGGAGAGGAACTGCAGCACATCCATCCAGCTGGGATATGGCACAAACAGAATGGAAAATTGTGACAGCAGCAGAAAGATCTGCAGAGCCTCGGGGCCTGTGCAGCCAGGCCtgatcccagcacagggctcactTTTGATAAAATGCCCCTTTAATCCGTGGATATTTTGCTTAGGTGTGGAACAGCAACCTCAGCGAAAGCCTCTCAACCACAAAGGCTTTAGAGGGCTAAACAGTAAAGATTGGGAATTAAGGAgaataaatattaatgaaagGGGTGGGGAAATGCATCGTTTCTCCAGACAACCCTGCTCCCCTGCACGGGGCTGTTGGGTTTTTGgctccctggagcaggagctgcaggggctcagagggatcctgctgggatggagctgcagcacGAGCCACACAGAGCCCACATCCCAtaggagagggaaaagggagcaGATTGCCTAAAAAATGTCCAGTATGGGATTCAACATTCACGGGATGCAGCAAACGCTGCACTGCTGTCAGTGGCTGTGGGTCAAGCCCAGAGTGGCACGGCCAGAGCTGTTACATAAAGGGATGGGGAGCAGCCAGGCCTGGGCTGGATGGAGGAAATGAATCCAATTACAGGATGAAGggcacagggagagagaggatgGACACatttggtctggagcaaatccCTAAAAGGCTTTAAAGCAGGGACAGCAAGAATGAATCATGGTGCAGGACACGCGGCCACCACCGAGAGGAGCTGGGGCCTTGGAATGGGGCAggaggcaggaatggggctcTGCACCTGGCTGAGGGAGGAACACTGCCGGGATGTGGCTCttctgggagctgggacaccagtttggctgctcctggggatgTTGGAGtgaggagccagcccagccaggcagcagggagcagccctgctggaaaGAGGAAACAAGCAGGCAACCCCCAAATTTCCTCCGTGCTGATTCCCATAAGATTATAACCCAGCTGCCCATGTCACAGCAGGCTCCAGACTTCCACTGAGAAAACTAAGGGTTtgtattagaaagaaaaaaaaataaaataaattgacCCAGTTATGACAAAACGAAGCAGCACGTTCACAGCAGCGCTGTGGAAGCCCATGAGCAGTCACAACAAGGCCCTCGGGAGTAACAGGATTCCACTTCAAATGAGatttacaaattaaaaataaaagagctgGATTATTTCTGTGTGCCTGAACcccctttcctggctgctcagcCAGCCTCAAGTGGACACTGGACACTGCAGGGCGGGGGGGTGCTGTGCCTGTGCATCCCTCGGGAATTTGGGAAAAGCCTTTCCTTTGCCTCTCTGACTTTGCAGTCAAGCACCTGCCCCATGTCAGGCAAAGGAGGAGAGCTGAACACAGAACCCTGGTAACTCCCGTGATAACTCCTGTCTAACCCTCAGAGAGCCCAGAAACCAGACCAAAATCCTGACTGGTTCCAGTTTGCCAGGCAGGGAGATCAGAGCGGTGTTTTTGCTGTCACCCCTGGCAGAGCATGATTTGCTATGGGCACAGCCATGGGAGCTCTGCCAGAGCTGATGGGATCTGCTGGAGCTGTCAGGatctgctggagctgccaggatCTTCTGGAGCTGATGGGATCTACTGGAGCTGATGGGATCTGCTGGCTTTGCTGGGATCTGCTGGAGCTGCCGCGATCTTCCAGAGCTGTTGGGatctgccagctgtgccaggatcTGATGGAGCTGATGAgatctgctggctgtgctgggatctgcCACAGCTTTTGGGatctgccagctgtgccaggatcTGATGGAGCTGCCGGAATCTTCCGGAGCTGTTGGGATCTGATGGCTATGCCGGGATCTTCCggctgtgctgggatctgcCAGCTTTGCCAGGAtctgctggctgtgccagctgctcctcGCCTGGGGCCGAGGGAATGTCTTGCACACCTGCCCACTCTGCCACAGCCCCGGGTTGTCACCGAGGGAGAAGCGTTGACAGCACCACACGGAGCGGAGCAGGCTCGCAGCTGAGCCGGGATTGCTCAGCTCCTTGGCAGGGAAATGACAGGGCCCAAAGAGTGCCTGTCTCTGCAAGGAAATCCTGCAGAGCTTGGAGAGACGTTACCTGGATCAGCAGCGggaggaaaaggctgggagCTGACAGAGCGTGCAAATATCAGGAGAAGATATGTGGGGGAGCTCtccccacatcccagctgcTTTATGGCTTGGGGGGAGAGCCTGAGCAGGATGGAGATGGAGAACCCGCATGGAAAATGGGAGCTGAGGTCCCTCCTGCTCAAATTTTGTGCATGAAAGACAAAAGACAGCCTGCTGTGCACTCTTATTTTTTGGGACAAAAGCAAACTCACCTCCccgtgcacccccagcccctgccctgggtgGGTGCCCAGGGCATGGCCACAGAgccacagagccaccagccaTGGCCaggtaatccctgctgggggaggGCCGGCCCAGCAAACCCAATTGTAAATACATCAGTGTCCTCCTTCTCCCTGCCACCCGTTTAAATCTATTTGATCCACTCTAATGGATTGATCTACAAGTTTGTGCACACACATCCTGCTTTGGACGGGCGGCTGGCAGCGCCTCGCCCATCACGGCCTGTCAGCTCCACTCAGCCTCACCTCCAGCGCAGAGCGAATCCAATTACAGGATAAAGGGTTTTCTTCCCCTCCATATGGTCTCTATAACGCCGTGGCTTTATCTTGCCTTAACCCCTTTCCTGGTGAGGGAGCTCACAAGCCCGGCCTAAGCGGCTCAGCGCCGCGGCCCTGGGTGGCTGCTATGTGATACAGGGTCttcccagggcacccagaggcacgttcctccctctttccctgccctgtggggAGGAATGAACCCCCACAGGAGGGAGATTCAGGGCAGCACTGGttataaaaccagccagaggCACAGGAGTGAGCTCAGCCGTGCAGAGCTGCGCTCACAGCCGGGGTTCACGGGGCCGTGCGTCAGCCCAGCACCAGGAGCTCAGCACAGATGTTCCCTTCATGACTGATTTGTTGTGCTCCTGCATTTCCCTCCACCTTGCTCTGCCAGGTGTTCCCTGGGTACCCCTTGCCTGTGgttcctgtgcccagcagggctggggatgggcacCACAAAGGGCTCCAGGAGCCCCCTCCCCGTGTGAGCTCTGCCTGTCGCTGATCCCTGCGAACCAGGCGTGTCGGCTCTGTGCAAGCCGGTTATTTGATTATAATTATCATCCCTTGCTTTACACAGGACATgaaagcccagagcagctcagggccCCGTCACGCCGCGCGCCAACAAACAATGAGCGAGAGACAATCCCAGCTCAAAGCAGGAAAACCTGCAAGGGGCAAGAAAAGCCTTTTCTTGGGGACAAACACAGAGCAGCAAAGCTCTCCTCCCGCATTAGGCAGGGCCTGGAATTTGCTGCTGTTGTAGAGTCAGCACAGAAAACAACCGGGAGCTCTCCTGGAGAGAGAGCAGCTCATAAACTTTCCCTGCTAAGAGACAGCAAACGAAAGCCATCTCTGtgacagggctgcagcaggagctgaggttGCATTCAGGACACGTCCTGGAGGGACCAGCCACCCTCAGCGGTGTCATTTCCCTGCTCTGGGTTGACTCGAGGCCTTGGCCATTGCTCCGGCTCTGCTGACCTGCCCAGAGCTCTAAATCCACCAGCCCCGGGGCAGTGACCCCAGGGGACAGGTCCCTGAGgacagctgggaggggacagccctCTTCCAAAGCACAGGTGGCTCAGGCTTACCTGCTCCACAGGCAGCTCCcaaaaaaaggggaagggcCTGGTCCAGGTCGGTTGAAACCCTCTCAGTCCAGTTGTCCCTTTGAAAGGGGTCTGGGGACCACCCCTGGAGCCAAATCTCCTCCACACTCAGCTGCCAGGGTGAGTGGAGAGGGCCTGCTGAGCCAGGAAAGGTCCCTCTCCCAAAAAAGTGCAGCTGAGTGTTCCCCCAGCACCCAGACTCAGTGTCCCTCTTCCCTTCACAGCTTCCTTTGCACCACTCTTGGCTTTAGAAGAGGGCAGGACACTCCAGAGGGGTTCCAGGAAGGGATGGGATGTGACAATTAACTTTCCCATGGGGCACCTCTGTCCACATGCAAAGCCTTGGAGAAGAACCAGAactctgggatgctgctggcactggcagcgAGGCCTGAATGTTTTTGAAGTGAAATCTTGGAGCTGAAGACTTGCTTTCTCTTTTGAAGGTGGGCAACCACAGTGAAATACTGGAGCTGGACGGAGTTGCTTTCCCCCATGGGAGCTGGGAGGTGCACACTGGAATTGAGATGGATGCACAGCTGGTTTTGTGCATTAGAATTTCTGCGATCTCCTTTGATATTCACCTCACTCTGCAACAATGTGCCAAATTGTACATCTGGAGCCTGACTGTGgccaggagaggcaggaaaTTCCTCCAGGGAAAGCTCTGTGAGAAGCAGGGCCATGGGACTCCTCCACCTGCCCCTCATCCCCTCAAGCAAGACCTGGACCAGGAATTTGGTGCCTGATGGTTTCATGGTGTGACAATTCCAAGAGGCACATCCCTCCCGTGGGGAGCCCTCGTCCCGGGGCACCTGAGGCTGGCCTGACCCACTTCCCTGCACCACGTCCTACTTCTGCACCCACTGGGTCAGGAATTAGGACACCATCCATGCCAACACCCCTTTAGCCTTCCGCTCCCAGCCTCCAGCTCGAGACGCTCCGGGCGTGCAGGAGCCCTCATTCATCCCACGGGACAACGGTGATTTTTCCATGGGCCCTGccttgaggaggaggaggcccAGCTTACCTCGTTATCCGATCAGCTCCCTTAACGCCCCACATCCCCAGGATTAATGGCAGAGCTTCCCTAAGGCGCCTTAGGCAGGTCCCCTGGAGAAGGAGCACCCATGACCCAGAAGGAAGAAATGGGGAAGCAGAACTTGGATGAGATGGAGCGTCggcactggccctgctgggaATGGTTTCCCAGGCTCGTGTGTGCTGGGATGGAGATCCCACACTCCGTGCTGGGAGCCTGGGAAAAGCTCCCTTCCATCCCTCTGGCTCTCCCAtagagagagggggagagatGGAAGGGAACTTTTCCCTTTTCCGGGCTGTGCTGGTCTCTCCACactctctgcagggaattcaggaCATCTTTGCTCTCCTTTGCCCTGTGGCACAACCAGGGGTGTGATCAGGGTCACGCAGCCAAGAGCCCTGCCCCAAAATGCTACATTTACCAAAAAATTACCAACTTCATTACCTTTGGGACGGGAAGTGGCTTCCCCTCCTACTTTGCCCAGCTCCAGGCCcttggctgtgccagcagagcctgggTTTGGGATGCAGACCCCAGCAGTCCCCACACAGAGCCAGGCACCTGAACCAGAGCCCAGCCAACAGCTCAGACCCGCAAAGCTCAGCCCAGTCTTCCCCCAGTGACCTCCCCAAGGTcagtggggcagagctggccacTCCCCACTCCCCAAGTGGTTTCACGGGGTCcttcagccacccagggacaccccaaaccTGTGACACACTGTGGACCCCAGAACAGCCCATTTTCACATCGGCCACTCCCAAActcccccctgctcctcccacCTTTGCCCCTCTTCCCAAGCGCTCCCCACCCCATCCCTTCCTGCCCCCAACACCTTAAACAACATTAAACACTTAATGGCAATTAATACGCTTTAATGCAGGTTTTGGGGCCAACTGGCTGCTTAGAGGGTGCTTAAACCATCAACCCCTCTCAATCCCGTTGCCCTTGTCACACAAAGTTAGCCGAGCCCCTCGTCAGCCTCCCCCCTCCCTCGAGGAGGCCGGAGGGTATAAAACCACCCCGGGGCGCGGCACCGCCAGCCCCCGGCGCGGCGCAGGCCAGGGCACCACCTCCATCCCCTCAACTTCTGCTGCTCCTTGTAATTCATTCATCTTTCAGGTTGGAGGGGAACCCTCTCACCGCGCACTTTCCGCGTTGGGAGGGGGTGGGGCttccctttttttaatttatcagGCTCGGAACGCAATTCCTTGCAGAAAACCCCTccggcagagcagctcccataGCGAGGGCAGCATGAACGGGACGGAGGGGATCAATTTTTACGTGCCTATGTCCAACAAGACGGGGGTGGTGCGGAGCCCCTTCGAGTACCCGCAGTACTACCTGGCCGAGCCCTGGAAATACCGCCTCGTGTGCTGCTACATCTTCTTCCTCATCTCCACCGGCTTCCCCATCAACTTCCTCACCCTCCTGGTCACCTTCAAGCACAAGAAGCTGCGGCAGCCCCTCAACTACATCCTGGTCAACCTGGCGGTGGCTGACCTGTGCATGGCCTGCTTTGGTTTCACCGTCACCTTCTACACCGCCTGGAACGGCTACTTCGTGTTCGGCCCCATCGGCTGCGCCGTGGAGGGATTCTTTGCCACCCTGGGAGGTAAGGGATGGGAGTGGGGGCTTGGGGCTTCCTTCTCCAGAGCTTTGGGAGTCCGGTTCCATCCCTTCATGGCACTGTTGGGGTGTGCAGCCTTGTTCCCCTGACCTGTGCTTAAAAtgggggaggaaaagagatttcTGCGTGTTTGACCTTGATAGCAAGGAGCCTTCATGGCATGGtgggagggaaaggaagagaTTCTTGTTTGCAGGATCTAGGCtggggccacctggccctgctggTCACTGGGGGTATGATGCCAAGGTGGTTACCAGAGACCTGCCACAGCGTGTTCCCAAATCAACGCCAAGCAGCTCGGACCAAGAACAGGCTTGGACTTGACCaccttagaggtcttttcccaACCTTCACGATTCCATGATTATTCCTTTGCGCAAGGGCTTCCCTTTTTGGGGAAATTGAGGGTTTAGAAAGGGAAGAGAATTCCCTCAGGAAGGGAACTCCACGGAAGAGCTAGAGGTGTGGAGAGATGAGAGGGCTCAGAGCTTACCCAGGGGCaaaaggaagatgaggaggaccTAGGTTGGTTCCCAGGTTCCTCAAGGGTGGCTCAGCTCTGTCCCAACTGCACCAGATTTTGATGCCCTTGGGATTTTCCTTGAGGCATTTCTCAGGGACACACACGAGTGCTGCCAACACTTTGCCCTGCAGAAAAACAGGGAGAATTCACTCGGCAGCCGCAGCCcacacagccagccctgcccacgcCACACCTCGTGATGGATCTGACAGCCACCAGGCCTTGTTGGAGAGACCCAGAGCCGCCACAGGGGCTCAGCTTTCCTTCTCCTAAACGGTGCCATTTCCCACAGTGATGCTGCTCTGcaaatacacattttaaaaatacgGATATTCTGCCAAAGGCACAGCTGCATGCCCTGATCCAAGCCAAGGAGCGAGGAAAGGCTTGGTTTTGGGCTCAGAAGATCCCAAAgtctgctccatccctgctcagtGAGCCTTGGGCAGCATTATTTTGCCTTTCCAATGTTTGTGCCtcccagaggaggaggaggaggctccTGTTCCCAGGGAAGGAAGTTGGCTGGGAAGCAGcggctgtgtgagcagcaggtccCCAGCGAATCCCAGCACAGGGTGTCGTTATCAGCAGCTTATCACAGCTGGGGGCATTAGCAGGCTTACAGCACCGACTAAACGCTCCCAAATCCCCTGAAGTTTAATTATCCCTCATAAATACATGTGCACGTTTCCCACCCACACAGTCCCCCCCTCCCCGCAGCTCCCCTGATCCAGCGCCAGCAGAAGGCTCGTGAAATGCACATTTAAAGGAATCAACAGGTTTGGAGGCATCTGGCAGCATTGCCAGGAATTGTGCTTCCCCACGCCCAGGTGGGATTCACTCCCTTGGTTCTTAATTTATTAAACCCTTCCACTCCCAGCATCCCCTCAGCTCCTAGAGCTTCTGCACTGGAGGATTCCCAGTTTTCTAGCAGGATGCTGCTTATCCCACGCTaatccccacctccctctgctctcctctggaAGCACCAAGGGAAGGTGGAGCCCAGAGGGGCCCTGACCACTCCGTGggctctccctctcctccccgcAGGCCAGGTCGCCCTGTGGTCCCTGGTTGTCCTGGCCATCGAGCGCTACATTGTCATCTGCAAGCCCATGGGCAACTTCCGCTTCTCCGCCAGCCACGCCATGATGGGCATCGCCTTCACCTGGGTCATGGCCATTTCCTGCGCCGCGCCGCCGCTCTTCGGCTGGTCCAGGTGAGCCCCGGGATCCCCAGCAGCCCCCggatccctccatccctgcagggagagcaggtggcTACCAACAGGGAAGTGCTTGGCCTCGGAGGAGGGAAATGAATGTCCCGTTCCCATGGGAGGGAGTGTCACAACAAGGTGACACAGCATGCTTGAGTGCACCCAAACCACGTGTACCACCCTTCCAGCATCCCCCATCCTCAGGGAATTCCATCCCTGTTGCCCCCAAGGAGGGTCCCGGAGCAGATTCCGACCTTTCTCCCTGCCAGGTACATCCCAGAGGGGATGCAGTGCTCCTGTGGGCCCGACTACTACACCCACAACCCCGACTTCCACAACGAGTCCTACGTGCTCTACATGTTCGTCATCCACTTCATCATCCCCGTCGTCATCATCTTCTTCTCCTACGGGCGCCTCGTTTGCAAAGTCCGCGAGGTAACGGCCGGAGGGGACTGACGGGGACAGGGGGGTGGCTTGGGCAGGACGGGGGACGTGGGCTGGGGGTGGAAAGCTGCCCCTCACCCCTCTCTGTGTGCACAGgcagctgcccagcagcaggaatcgGCCACCACGCAGAAGGCGGAGAAGGAGGTGACGCGGATGGTGATCCTCATGGTGCTGGGCTTCATGCTGGCCTGGACGCCCTACGCCGTGGTGGCGTTCTGGATCTTCACCAACAAGGGCGCCGACTTCACGGCCACGCTGATGGCAGTGCCTGCCTTCTTCTCCAAGAGCTCCTCCCTCTACAACCCCATCATCTACGTGCTCATGAACAAACAGGTGAGacaccctggggctgggggctccacGGGCACGTTGCTCCTTCCCAGAAGGGGTTGGATCTCAGTTCATCCAGGGTCTCCTGATCCTGTAGCACCTGCtatcccccagtgccaccattGTCAtttctgtcccctccccagttCCGTAACTGCATGATCACCACAATCTGCTGCGGCAAGAACCCCTTTGGGGATGAAGAAACCTCCTCCACCGTATCCCAGAGCAAGACCGAGGTCTCCTCCGTCTCCTCCAGCCAAGTATCACCTGCATAGAGCATGGACAGTTTGAACTGGGGTGACCTGCCGAGCTCGGGGACCCAGACAGACGCCCCACAGCCGCTCCCTCGTGCCCCGGCCCCCTCCCCTGCAGGGGAATTTAGCTGTGCCCGTCCTGCTGTAGCTGTGCAGACCCCACCCCACACATCCACGGGGACCCACACGTggtgctctgagctctgccactCCGAgcctggggagcccagagctgtggcccagctcccaggagcaCGTCACCTCTGGGGGactgtccccacctgtccccatCGAGTTCAAACAGCTGCAGTTGATGGGGACCCCAAACCTTTTCCTGCCTGAATCCCGCTTCCCGCCAGCATCGCccttccctgggctcctggGAGCATCCAGGAGCATCCAGGCTCATTTGCAAAAATCTAAATATTCTGGCAAAGCCCCAGCAGAGGGCCCGTGGCTGGGGTGGCCCCACCTGCCCCTCCCCACGGCCTGAGCCCGGGGCTCTCTGGAGCTACACTCCCACTGGGATTCCCACCAGGAATCGATTCCTGCAGCCTCTATAAATCAATATAACAAACGGAGCCACGAGCGGGCTCCgcttccagcccagctccctctctCCCCAAGACAACACTGtagatacatttttttttgtcttggaaCCTGTAAATATTTGCTCACGTCCTTTGAAATCTCTATCCCTCTCGgctctttcctttctcctcctcttccccactcCGAAGCAGAGAAATTCCCCTTccacctctgctctggctggACAGGCACGGCCACCCTTGGAGGGTGGGGCCGGGACCCGAGTGCTTTCCTGtacatattttataaataaataatctcaTGGCAGCACAAGGACGTCTGCAGTCAAGGAGtagggattttaaaaaaataagaaataaacagaagcagcacagagaaaataCAGATGCTCAGTGCTTGTCCTTTCTCTTGGGCTGTGGGGACAAGATGCTGGTGGCCAGCTGGGGGAACACCATGCTGCTCTTGGAGACACAAGCCTGCAGCTGTCCCAAAAGCCATGGGAAGGGAGATCTGTGGGTGACACCATCCCCACAAGGTGACAGCCCTATTAGCTGGAGCACCAAAGGTGTTTAGAGGCAAAAAGAgacacacagggcacagccctCGCTGCCCAGCCCGGGGTTTTTGtgctttaatatttaaatatttccccATGTAGCCTTAAATAAAGCTTCAGCTGAGAGCTTCTCACAGAGTTCAAGTTCCCCTTCCTGTGGGGCCCTTCCAGGCAGCGTGGTGCCAGAATTGGCAGAATCAGGGAAAAATTGTCCCCTGTGTCAGTGAATTCATTCAGGAGCGGCCGGAGAGCGATCCCAGGGGCAGAACCTcgccctcctcccctccctgctcagctcaCACCTCCCCTCTCTgggttttcctcctttttggGTCCAAAGCCATCAAAACCAGCGGGAAGTCCCAGACTCATCCCTGCCGTGGGAAGGAAGGGGTAGGAGGCACTTTTTGCCCCAAAACACCAGGCCTGGGAGGGGAAGGATGAGCCCCAGCTCTCCAGGCACCCTCCTGTCTCTGCACCCACCCAAATTCGGGGCTCCTGGCCAgggtggccctggagcagctcccacagcactCCTGCCGTGCTGAATGATTCGTGGCCACTCTGCCCATCCCAggagctttttttccttccctacAAAGCCCCGTACCCAACCCAGAACTGATTTCTTCAAACcatgggagcaggggaggagcaggcACCAGacaaccaaaaccccaaacctcacCCAGCCCAACAgacccagcccttccctggcagaaaaCATCTCATTCAAAGGTTCCCCTTGAAAAATCACCCAGGAGTTGTCTCCTTCCACTTTTCCATAAATACACGGATTTATCCAGGCACTGCATTTGCAACCAGCAGGGACCATCGTGGCATCACCCACTCAGAGCAGGCACCACCagctgctccagcgctgctggcctggcactgctgccacctAAATTCAGATGCAAACTGAGGAGAGCAGCCAGCCTCATCCAGGGAATGCAGACAGCTGGAATCTCGGGCCCAAAGGGCATTTCAGTGCCTGACTCCCATCCTTCTGCAGCTGGGACTgctcctcctcatcccagcactgctgtcagCTGGTTTAGGAAAACCGCAGTAATTGGCTCAATTCATTTTAAATCAGTTCTCGTTTGTGCAAGGAGCACTCAGGGAAAAGCAGCGTGGAGTTAATAACGTCCTGATTTGGAGCATCCACAGGGATGAGGGGGGAATCTCAGGGAGGTGCTCTTGGTCtttgccccacagccccgggcacagaCAGAACCCCAAAAAAGGGACAAACCAGGctgctggccctgtgctgctccccacaaccctcaccctgcccagggctgatGTCTCCAGGCGGGAATGGCACTGCCTGGATTTCTCCCAGGACGTTTTTATCCCAtcagtgcagaaggagcagctccATGCCAGAGGGTCTGGCTCTG from Passer domesticus isolate bPasDom1 chromosome 25, bPasDom1.hap1, whole genome shotgun sequence includes the following:
- the LOC135286153 gene encoding green-sensitive opsin, yielding MNGTEGINFYVPMSNKTGVVRSPFEYPQYYLAEPWKYRLVCCYIFFLISTGFPINFLTLLVTFKHKKLRQPLNYILVNLAVADLCMACFGFTVTFYTAWNGYFVFGPIGCAVEGFFATLGGQVALWSLVVLAIERYIVICKPMGNFRFSASHAMMGIAFTWVMAISCAAPPLFGWSRYIPEGMQCSCGPDYYTHNPDFHNESYVLYMFVIHFIIPVVIIFFSYGRLVCKVREAAAQQQESATTQKAEKEVTRMVILMVLGFMLAWTPYAVVAFWIFTNKGADFTATLMAVPAFFSKSSSLYNPIIYVLMNKQFRNCMITTICCGKNPFGDEETSSTVSQSKTEVSSVSSSQVSPA